In Deltaproteobacteria bacterium, the genomic stretch CATCGCGACCGCGAGCACATGGACGCTGCTGCTGCTGCACCAACACCCGGAGATCGCTGCGCGCGTGCGCGACGAGGCCCGCAGCGTGCTCGCGGGCCGCCCCCCGAGCTTCGACGACCTGCCGCGACTGCCGTACCTCGGCCAGGTCATCGACGAGTCGATGCGTCTCTACCCGCCGGTGTGGATCGTCGAGCGCCAGGCGCTCGCGGAGGATCAGCTGGGCCCGTGGCGCATCCCCAAGGACACCATCGTCGGGGTGTCGCCGTGGCTGATGCATCGCCACCCTGGGCTGTGGGACGAGCCGCTGCGCTTCGACCCCGATCGCTTCGCACCCGAGCGCCTGCAGGAGCGCGCCAAGCTGGCCTACCTCCCCTTCGGCGCCGGCCCGCGGATCTGCATCGGCAACCACTTCGCGCTGATGGAGGCCAAGATCATCCTCGCGACGATCGTGCAGCGTTGGTCGATCTCGGTCGACGCGCCAGAGGCGGTGCGCTTCGATCCCAGCGTCACGCTGCGCCCAGCCGGCGGCTTGCCGGGTCGGCTGCACGCGCTGGCATGAACCCGCGCGCGCCGGCGAGACCGGCGCGCAAGCGGCCGTGAACCGAGCGCGTGCTACTCGAGCAGGCTCCGCAGCATCCACGCGGTCTTCTCGTGCACCTGCATGCGCTGCGTGAGCAGATCGCAGGTGGGCTGGTCGTTGGCGTCGGCCGCGGTCTGGAAGATCTCGCGGGCGGTGCGAGCCACGGTCTCGTGACCGTCGACCAGGCGACGAATCATGTCCTGCGCCTTGGGCACGCCGTCGTCCTCCTGGATCGCCGACAGCTTGGCGAACTGCGCGTAGGTGCCGGGCGCCGGCAGTCCGAGCGCACGGATGCGCTCCGCCACGAGGTCCACCGCGAGCGCGAGCTCGTTGTAGTGGGTCTCGAACATCAGATGCAGGGTCTGGAACATCGGGCCGGTGACGTTCCAGTGGAAGTTGTGGGTCTTGAGGTAGAGCGTGTACGTGTCCGCCAACACGCGCGCGAGGCCGTTGGCGATGGTCTCGCGCTTGGCCGCGTCGATGCCGATGTCGATGTTCATCGTGATCCTCCGGTGGGGTGTCCGATCTACCGCATTTTCGCGGCGATCTGACGCTCAATAGCTGTGCTCGTCGAGCTTCACCTTGCCGCGGAACACCCAATAGACGATGACCGTGTAGGTCGCGACCAGTGGCATGCCGACCACCGCGATGACGAGCATGCGCCCGAGCGTGCCTTCGGAGGCGGCCGCGCGGTGGATCTCGAGGCTATGGGCCGCATCGATGCTCGAGTGCACGAGGTTCGGCGCCAACGCCACCGCGACGAGGCCCGTCAGCGCCGCGATCGTGCAGCACGACGACACGAACGCCGAGCCGGCGCGGCCCCGGTGGATTGCGCGGGGAATGTTGGCGATTGCGAGCACGTGCAGGACCACGAGGATCCACGCGACCGGCCAGCGCGAGAGCCCTGCGGTCGCGTGGGGGATCCCCAGCACCGCGCTGAGCGACACCGCCAGCCATGCGGCCAGGAACGCGACGAAGCTGCGCCACATCCAACCCACGGTGCGGCGCTGCAGTGCGCCCTCGGTCTTCAGGTGCAGGTAGATGCTGCCGTGCATCGCCGCGGTCGCGAGCGCGAGCACGCCGACCAGCAGCGGGAACGGCCGCACGAGATCGCCGAGTGTACCGACGAACTCTCGATCGGCGCCGATCGGTACCCCCTGCACCACGTTGCCGAGCAGCACGCCACCGACGAATGTCACCGTCGCGCTCGATGCGAAGAACGACGCGTCCCACCAGCGGCGCCATCCTCGACGATCGACCTTGCTGCGGAACTCCAGCGAGATCGCGCGACCGATCAACGCGAACAGGATCACCATCACCGGCAGGTAGAAGCCGGAGAACAGCGTCGCGTAGGCCTCGGGGAAGGCCCCGAACAGCGCGCCGCCGAAGGTCACCAGCCACACCTCGTTGCCGTCCCACAGCGGCCCGATGCTGTTGAGCGCGAGCCGGCGCTCTTGCTCGTCGCGCAAGAACACGTGCAGGATGCCGACCCCGAAGTCGAAGCCGTCGAGGATCGCGTAGCCCATCAGCAGCACGCCGACGAGCGCGAACCACACCCACGCGAGATCCATCAGGCACGCCTCCGGCCGGCGTGCGCGGTGCGTGGGCTAGACGCGGTTCCAGATCGCGAATTGATCCTCGACATCGGACAGCGGCATCGCCATGGTCGCGTAGCCGTCACCGAAGTAGATCACGTCGCAGACGAGATTGCAGCCGTTCGACTCGCAGTCCCCCGCCAGGGCGCAGGAGAGCTCGAGCTCCCAGCCCGCGCAGTCGAGCGGGGTCCACGGGGTCTCGCCGTCGGCCGCGGGCGCACGCGCAGCGTTGCTCACGAGCCGCGCCTCGGCGCAGGTCAGGGACAGCGACAGCTCACCGTTGCCGCGGTGGAGCTCGCCCTCGACCTCGTAGTTGATGCCGTAGGTCTGCACGCCGCCGACGAACTCGACCTCGCCGAGCGTGCCCTCGAGGTCGTCTCGCAGCAGCATCACCGGGGCGCCCTGCGGCGCATCGGAGTCCCAGCCGCCGGCGAACCGGGTGGCCGTGACCCCTTGATCGCTGCTGTCGGATCCCTGGCAGCTCGGCATCGCAGCCGCGATCGCGAGGAGGAGTGTGGCTCGGCGCATGGTCGTGATCCCGCGCCCGAGAGATCGGCGCGCAGCCCGGGATATCGCGGGGCCGCCATGGCCGGCAAATTCCCGGCGGATCCGGGCGGCTACGCCGCAGGCGACGTACGAGCCGTGCACGTCGCCTGCGGGCGGGGACTTCACGGCCGCTGTTCGGCCGCGAGCACCTCGGCGAGCTGCCGCTCGGCCTTGCCGTCGGGCATCGACATCACGCCGATCGACACCTCCGGCGGCTCCGGCAGCGGGGACATGGGGTCGACGTCGCCACCACCCTCGGAGCACATGCAGTCGAACCCACCTGCCCTGGCGAGTAGCGCGGTCTCCGGGCACATCGCATCGACACGCGCGAGATCCCCGAGCGGCGGGCCGCCCCACGTGTT encodes the following:
- a CDS encoding DNA starvation/stationary phase protection protein — translated: MNIDIGIDAAKRETIANGLARVLADTYTLYLKTHNFHWNVTGPMFQTLHLMFETHYNELALAVDLVAERIRALGLPAPGTYAQFAKLSAIQEDDGVPKAQDMIRRLVDGHETVARTAREIFQTAADANDQPTCDLLTQRMQVHEKTAWMLRSLLE
- the cydB gene encoding cytochrome d ubiquinol oxidase subunit II, whose amino-acid sequence is MDLAWVWFALVGVLLMGYAILDGFDFGVGILHVFLRDEQERRLALNSIGPLWDGNEVWLVTFGGALFGAFPEAYATLFSGFYLPVMVILFALIGRAISLEFRSKVDRRGWRRWWDASFFASSATVTFVGGVLLGNVVQGVPIGADREFVGTLGDLVRPFPLLVGVLALATAAMHGSIYLHLKTEGALQRRTVGWMWRSFVAFLAAWLAVSLSAVLGIPHATAGLSRWPVAWILVVLHVLAIANIPRAIHRGRAGSAFVSSCCTIAALTGLVAVALAPNLVHSSIDAAHSLEIHRAAASEGTLGRMLVIAVVGMPLVATYTVIVYWVFRGKVKLDEHSY